The sequence ATCCAACTCTGGCGCATACAGAGTGCGCGCACGCCGCATCATCGCGAGCCGGCGTTTAACCACTCGCACAAACGCCGGCTGTCGAATGGCCAGCCCAACTCGCGCCCATCCGCATCGCGCAACACCGGCACACGCTCACCATAAGCGGACTCTAGCGCCAAATCGTCGTCAATGAACACGCTGCTGAACTCGCCGGCGCGTGCCTGTGCCAGCACCTCCACGGCCTGGTCGCACAGGTGGCAATCGTCGCGCTGGTACAGGGTCAGGGCCATTGAACAGGTCTCATGCTGCGCTGCAGCCGTGCCGCAATCATCGAGCGACTAGAATAGCCGCCTTTACGCTCACCTCTTCGGCAAGCATGGCTGTCAGCACGTTCGACCTGTTCAAGATCGGCATCGGTCCGAGTTCCTCCCATACCGTGGGGCCGATGCGCGCCGCAGAACGCTTCGTGCATCGCTGGCTGCTCGACGCCGGCCGCCTGCCCGATGTGGTGCGCATCCGCGCCGAGGTGTTCGGCTCGCTGGCCCTGACCGGCCGCGGCCATGGCACCGACAAGGCCGTGCTGCTCGGCCTGGAAGGCCACCGCCCCAACCTGATCGACCCGGACATCATTCCCGCCACGCTGGAGCGCATCCGTTCCAGCAAGCGCATCACCCTCATGGGCCAGCACACCATCGGCTTCGACGAAAAGCGCGACCTGCCGATGAACAAGCGACAGAAGCTGCCGTACCACACCAACGGCATGCGCTTCACTGCCTACGATGCCGACGAAGGTGTGATCGCCACCCGCGATTACTACTCGGTGGGTGGCGGCTTCGTGGTCAACCAGGACGATGCCGCCGACGACCGCATCGTGGCCGACGAAACACCGCTGCCCTACCCGTTCCTCAGTGGCGACGAACTGTTGGCCCAATGCGCACGCAGCGGTTTGAGCATCGCCGCGCTGATGTTCGAAAACGAAAAAAG comes from Xanthomonas vesicatoria ATCC 35937 and encodes:
- a CDS encoding glutaredoxin family protein translates to MALTLYQRDDCHLCDQAVEVLAQARAGEFSSVFIDDDLALESAYGERVPVLRDADGRELGWPFDSRRLCEWLNAGSR